The window CTGAATAGCCCTCCGTCATCTTAGCTATCTCCTCAAGGTTAACATCGCTATCTAGCTCTAGATTCTTTGTATAATGTCTTAAAAGGGCTAGTCTCACCTCATAGTTAGGGCTAGGAACATATATTCTCTTCTGGAATCTCCTTATAAAACCTATATCAAGGGCCCAAGGCTTGTTGGTGGTTCCTATCACGAATATCATATCTCTACTGCCTTTCGTATGGAGTCCGTCCATCTCTTTCAAGAACTGGTTTCTCACCCTAACCTCACCCCCTATTTCTGTGGAGAATGTGCCCATGAGAGAGTCTACCTCATCTATAACTATCACCACAGGCTTACCGCTTCTTGCGATCCTTCTAGCGGTTTCAAAGATCCTTCTTACATTCTTCTCGGCATCACCCAGCCATTTAGACATTATATCGGATGCATCTACAGCTATGAAGGCAGCCTTTATCTCATTGGCAACAGCTGCTGCTAACATAGTTTTACCATTGCCTGGAGGGCCGAACAATAATATGCCTCTATCCCATCCTATTTTATCTATATATAGATCTGGTCTTTTAACTGGGTATATAATTGCTTTCTTTATAGCCTTCTTAACCTCCTCTAGATCCACGATATCTTCAAAAGTTATTTTAGGAGGCTCCGAAACTAGCTCATGAGAATCAACCTCTATTCCCTGTCTCTCCCCACCTCTCCCCCCAGCTGCTATTCTCTCGAGATTTCTCTCTAGAAATTGTGCTCTCTCTTCATAGCTTTTGATGAACTCAACATACACATCTCTCAACCCACTATCGGGATTTATGCTTATTATTCTCCTGAGGATCTGTGCTGCTGCTCTATAATATTTAATAGCATCCTCATAGTTACCCATCCTCTCAGCAATAACCGCTTTATCTGCATATTCCCTTGCAGCCTTCTCTAAGAGGTTTGTGGAATAGCCACCCATTATTGGCACCTCTAACCCACAATGCTAACCTTATTACTCTTTACAAGCCTATCTAGGGAAGCCATCACCTCTTCCCTGCTACATCCATAGATACGTATGAAATCCTCTATATCTAAGAACCCTCCTCTAGATACTATATAGTCCAACAACGCTTTATCCAGCTCTTCAGGTGTTCTTAAACGCCTTGTATTGCTCCCTACATTTTCCCTCCTATTTATCTGTCCAGAAGCTTCTATACCATGCCTTGCATCTCTACCCACCTTTTGCTGATTAGCTCTTACAGCATATACATCAGGGGGTAGAGACACTAGATCCTCGTTAAGATCTACTGTAACGAGTTTTGCAAGTTCAGGAAGCATCTGAGGTAAGGTTTCATCAACACTTCTATCTGCATCAGCTATTATCTTTTTAAGAAGCTCCGACGCCTCTCTAGAGTCTGGCTTTATACTATGCTCCATTAGAGGTTCTGGGGCTGATGTAGCACCAGTTATCGAGTTGATCTCAGCCATGACTCTTTCGAGGGAAACCGCTACATTCGGAACTATCGGCGCTATCTGGGGCTTCAACAGATCTAACAGCCTCTGGAATTCAACTAAGGATGGTCTTAGCTTGTCTAACTCGCTCAGCGTGCCCACCCTCAGCTTGAGCTGTTCTATAAATGTAAGGGCTATCCTAAGCCTTCTATAGATTTTCTTTATCTCCACCATCTCATTAGCATATATAGTCGCCCTAGCCATGTTCTTCTCAGTCACAGCCCTGAGAGCCTGCGTATATAGCTCGTTATATCTTCTCTGCATCTTTCTAGCAACTTCTTCTAGAGCATTATAGCTTAGATCTAGCTCTACTAGGATCTGCTCCAGAGCCTTTCTAAGCGTGTTTTCCCTTCTAGATATAGCTCTTGCTATACCTGAGAAGAATCTAGATATCAGATCAGATGCCCACCATCTCCTCTCAACCTCATCGCCCACTATGGGTTCCACCTATAACACCCCTCTCTGGGGGTTGGCTATCCTACGATACGATCCTAACCTCTATGGGCTTTTGCTGAGTCTGCTGAGCTATATCAACCTTTGGCTGTACAATCTGTGCCTCTACCTGTATCTTAGGCTGGAAAGTCGTCTCTGTTTCAAGTTTTTCGAGCAATTCTATATGGGTCTCAACATCCTTCTTCTCATCTAGATATTTATTCCTCACAGATCTTAGATTCTCGATGCTGGCTTTAAACCTCTGCTCGTTGATCTCGCCTGCTGTGTAGCCTATCTTCAAATGATTCATCGCCTTATCTAGATGTAGTATTTCATCCTCGA is drawn from Sulfolobales archaeon and contains these coding sequences:
- a CDS encoding ATP-binding protein, yielding MGGYSTNLLEKAAREYADKAVIAERMGNYEDAIKYYRAAAQILRRIISINPDSGLRDVYVEFIKSYEERAQFLERNLERIAAGGRGGERQGIEVDSHELVSEPPKITFEDIVDLEEVKKAIKKAIIYPVKRPDLYIDKIGWDRGILLFGPPGNGKTMLAAAVANEIKAAFIAVDASDIMSKWLGDAEKNVRRIFETARRIARSGKPVVIVIDEVDSLMGTFSTEIGGEVRVRNQFLKEMDGLHTKGSRDMIFVIGTTNKPWALDIGFIRRFQKRIYVPSPNYEVRLALLRHYTKNLELDSDVNLEEIAKMTEGYSASDIVDIVREAYSKVVDEIFEKGSIGERPRPIRMSDLIEAISKRKPSISPEMVRSYEEWNKRFGAI
- a CDS encoding CdvA-like protein is translated as QLDRARKRSRALEDLYSSKEIGSQAYEEIKKSLEATLNRLKERSKQVKNLLRKRLGEIEDEILHLDKAMNHLKIGYTAGEINEQRFKASIENLRSVRNKYLDEKKDVETHIELLEKLETETTFQPKIQVEAQIVQPKVDIAQQTQQKPIEVRIVS